In Thermotomaculum hydrothermale, a single genomic region encodes these proteins:
- the folK gene encoding 2-amino-4-hydroxy-6-hydroxymethyldihydropteridine diphosphokinase — translation MNNEKVVLAFGSNIGDREKNIKTALNFLGANKVKLEKLSSFYKTNPVDYTNQPEFINCVGIFTTTLNPFKLLRLIKQIEKRMGRETNIDKGPRNIDIDIIFYSRICTYTHNLQIPHPSYMDRLFVLQPLEEIMPDYIPVNTNLSIKELVKQSKDRQSNPKKIKIHS, via the coding sequence ATGAACAATGAAAAAGTGGTTTTAGCATTTGGAAGCAATATTGGAGATAGAGAAAAAAACATAAAAACTGCACTTAATTTTCTTGGAGCAAATAAGGTTAAACTTGAAAAACTCTCTTCTTTTTATAAAACAAATCCTGTAGATTATACAAATCAGCCAGAATTTATAAACTGTGTGGGAATATTTACAACAACATTGAACCCTTTTAAACTCCTTCGCCTGATAAAACAGATAGAAAAAAGAATGGGCAGAGAAACAAATATTGACAAAGGGCCAAGAAATATAGATATTGATATAATTTTTTATTCAAGGATTTGTACATACACTCACAATCTACAAATACCTCATCCCTCATATATGGACAGGCTATTTGTATTACAGCCATTAGAAGAAATTATGCCTGACTATATCCCGGTAAATACAAACCTTTCTATTAAAGAACTGGTTAAACAGTCTAAAGACAGGCAAAGCAATCCCAAAAAGATTAAAATTCACTCATAA
- a CDS encoding STAS domain-containing protein, which yields MELEIKKERIEKVTVLKIKGAINAHTVNEFEKTLEQCVENREYYLLIDCKELDYISSAGLGALMGVIEKIKSNNGDIKLCNTSNSVYRVFDILGFTELFEIFNSLEEGLKAFKKNG from the coding sequence ATGGAACTGGAGATTAAAAAAGAAAGAATAGAAAAGGTAACAGTTTTAAAAATCAAAGGGGCAATTAACGCACACACAGTTAATGAGTTTGAAAAAACGCTTGAACAATGTGTAGAAAACAGAGAGTACTATCTTTTAATTGATTGCAAAGAACTTGACTATATTTCTTCAGCAGGCTTAGGTGCTCTTATGGGTGTCATTGAAAAAATAAAATCAAATAATGGTGATATTAAACTATGCAATACATCCAACAGTGTTTACAGGGTTTTTGATATATTAGGCTTTACTGAACTTTTTGAAATATTTAATTCATTAGAGGAGGGCTTAAAAGCTTTTAAAAAAAATGGATAG
- a CDS encoding ATP-binding protein: protein MDRNLYLKTTIKADTEYLTLINKLTVDICSLLGFDKESSNNISLSVDEAVTNTIKHAYKMDKTKNIEIEYFTKNKELVIKISHTGIPFTPDKLILPDMEEYLKKYKKGGLGIMLMVKFMDSVEYGSENDRHFCKLTKKIK, encoded by the coding sequence ATGGATAGGAACCTTTACCTTAAAACCACAATAAAAGCAGACACTGAATACCTTACTTTAATAAACAAGTTAACTGTAGATATCTGTTCTCTTTTGGGCTTTGATAAAGAAAGTAGCAACAACATCTCTCTTTCTGTTGATGAAGCGGTAACAAATACCATAAAGCATGCCTATAAAATGGATAAAACAAAAAACATTGAAATTGAGTACTTCACCAAGAACAAAGAGCTTGTCATAAAAATCTCACATACAGGCATACCTTTTACACCTGACAAACTTATCCTACCTGATATGGAAGAGTATCTAAAAAAATACAAAAAAGGCGGATTAGGCATTATGCTTATGGTTAAATTTATGGATTCAGTAGAATACGGTAGTGAAAATGACAGACACTTCTGCAAACTTACCAAAAAAATCAAATAA
- a CDS encoding PP2C family protein-serine/threonine phosphatase yields MLEKEKLEKEIMIAKEIQQKLLPINIPDIKGLEIQTGMITYHQVGGDYYDILPINKNKTLIIIADVSGKGIPASLIMSAVQSSVKTLILKGVYDLEKIAYTLNKLLITITESNKFVALSLILIDKNSNKIEYLNAGHTAPLLFSGGKIKKLKEGGPVIGLLDFASYKKHKTEFRKGDFIFMYTDGISEAKNLNGEEIGEEGIIKLIHEGKNQQDLSTYFKKKLFEITNQVFEDDITYIYVKKV; encoded by the coding sequence ATGCTTGAAAAAGAGAAACTTGAAAAAGAGATAATGATTGCAAAAGAAATTCAACAAAAACTTTTACCGATAAACATACCTGACATAAAAGGATTGGAAATTCAAACAGGAATGATAACCTATCACCAGGTAGGTGGTGACTACTACGATATACTGCCTATAAACAAAAATAAAACTCTAATTATAATTGCTGATGTATCTGGAAAAGGTATCCCCGCATCCTTAATAATGTCTGCTGTGCAATCATCGGTAAAAACTTTGATTTTAAAAGGCGTATATGATCTTGAAAAAATAGCATATACCTTGAACAAATTGTTAATTACAATTACAGAAAGTAATAAGTTTGTAGCTCTAAGCCTTATACTGATAGATAAAAATTCAAACAAAATTGAGTATTTAAATGCAGGTCATACAGCTCCTTTGCTATTCTCGGGAGGAAAAATCAAAAAGCTCAAAGAAGGTGGACCAGTAATTGGCCTACTTGATTTTGCTTCCTACAAAAAGCACAAAACAGAGTTTAGAAAGGGAGATTTCATTTTCATGTACACAGATGGAATTTCTGAAGCAAAAAACCTTAATGGGGAAGAAATAGGAGAGGAAGGGATTATAAAATTAATACATGAAGGAAAAAATCAACAAGATCTTAGCACTTATTTTAAAAAGAAATTATTTGAAATCACAAATCAAGTTTTTGAAGATGACATTACCTACATCTATGTTAAAAAAGTCTAA
- the tadA gene encoding tRNA adenosine(34) deaminase TadA encodes MGFSEQDFYFMRIALEQAMEGFDRDEVPIGALVVSKDGVILGKGFNSPISSNDPTAHAEVNAIRDAAKFEKNYRLTGATMYVTLEPCLMCYGAMVHARIERLVFGAYDKRSGLTSHLELIERLNLNHSIKIEGGLLENECGELLSRFFELKRQMKKQSK; translated from the coding sequence ATGGGTTTTTCAGAGCAGGATTTTTACTTTATGAGAATTGCCCTTGAGCAGGCAATGGAAGGCTTTGATAGAGATGAAGTGCCTATTGGGGCTTTAGTTGTGTCAAAAGATGGAGTTATTCTCGGAAAGGGGTTTAACTCTCCAATCTCTTCCAATGACCCTACAGCCCATGCTGAGGTAAACGCTATTAGAGATGCTGCAAAATTTGAAAAGAATTATAGGCTAACAGGTGCCACAATGTATGTAACATTAGAGCCGTGTTTAATGTGCTATGGTGCAATGGTGCATGCGAGAATAGAGAGGTTGGTTTTTGGCGCATACGATAAAAGAAGCGGTTTAACCTCGCACCTTGAATTGATAGAAAGGTTGAATTTAAATCATTCAATTAAAATTGAAGGCGGTTTATTAGAAAATGAATGCGGAGAATTGCTTTCAAGGTTTTTTGAATTAAAAAGGCAAATGAAAAAGCAGTCAAAATAA